The Hemicordylus capensis ecotype Gifberg chromosome 6, rHemCap1.1.pri, whole genome shotgun sequence genome window below encodes:
- the LOC128329497 gene encoding vitelline membrane outer layer protein 1-like, producing MTAGRLLLLLLACLAPGAAGRLYCAMLNVSNGGTAGEWGRREFCPFGYADGFSVKLETHQGFLPGQDDTALNGIRLHCAQGGNVTSSVGRWGTWSHSQSCPKVPLVAFQLQTEPWRLGRDNTAANSLRMKCERRAVLEARWEGWGAWGPWSPRCPRGYICGLQTRVQPPRGAMDDTALNDARFFCCC from the exons ATGACTGCtggccgcctgctgctgctgctgctggcctgcctgGCCCCTGGGGCCGCGGGGCGCCTCTACTGCGCAATGCTCAACGTGTCCAACGGGGGCactgcaggggagtgggggcggCGAGAGTTCTGCCCCTTTGGGTACGCAGATGGCTTCTCTGTCAAG CTGGAGACCCaccagggcttcctccctggccAAGACGACACGGCGCTGAATGGGATCCGCCTGCATTGCGCTCAGGGAGGCAACGTCACTTCATCGGTGGGCAG GTGGGGCACGTGGAGCCACAGCCAGAGCTGCCCCAAGGTCCCCCTCGTCGCCTTCCAGCTGCAGACGGAGCCCTGGCGCCTGGGCCGAGACAACACCGCCGCCAACAGCCTCCGGATGAAGTGCGAGCGCCGGGCGGTGCTGGAGGCCCgctgggaggggtggggggcgtgGGGCCCGTGGAGCCCCCGCTGCCCCCGCGGCTACATCTGCGGCCTCCAGACCCGGGTGCAGCCCCCACGGGGGGCCATGGACGACACCGCCCTCAACGACGCccgcttcttctgctgctgctga
- the LOC128329065 gene encoding serine/threonine-protein kinase PknH-like, with product MGLGGQPPAQTASRGLRFALLRLSLVALLLLRHPALANVGSSAGSCKCSRRRSEPQIALSKLQACEACNNDLIKFTFPGGRLCGFKGDAWVTRWLSYCSREAAAPPTQAGVIVGAGAVKGPPVPAPTLPEPELAQPSPGPPEETPGTQPAPDVAVESTSAPGAARSTPAPSGRPAGAGLGQSPQQGEGEGSPPPAKDSRVAVLVSLGVALVSVAALVFVVCRRRGWRRDRPLEGPHPPGDAGEDALCLPGEET from the exons ATGGGTCTCGGCGGCCAGCCGCCCGCGCAGACGGCCAGCCGCGGCCTCCGCTTCGCCCTTCTCCGGCTGAGCCTCGTCGCGCTCCTCCTGCTCCGGCATCCAG ccctggccaatgtggggtcgaGTGCCGGGAGCTGCAAGTGCTCGAGACGACGCAGTGAACCCCAAATTGCCCTCAGCAAACTGCAGGCCTGTGAGGCCTGCAACAACGACCTGATCAA gTTCACCTTCCCTGGAGGCAGGCTTTGTGGCTTCAAGGGTGACGCATGGGTGACCCGGTGGCTTTCATACTGCAGCAGAG aagctgctgccccccccacccaggcCGGGGTCATTGTAGGGGCGGGGGCTGTGAAGGGGCCCCCTGTGCCCGCCCCCACCTTGCCAGAGCCGGAGCTGGCTCAGCCCTCCCCAGGCCCCCCCGAGGAGACGCCAGGGACGCAGCCTGCTCCAGACGTCGCCGTGGAATCGACCTCGGCCCCTGGAGCGGCCAGGAGCACCCCAGCACCCAGTGGCC GCCCTGCTGGAGCCGGGCTCGGCCAGTCCCCTCAGCAGGGGGAAGGCGAAGGAAGCCCCCCTCCAGCCAAAGACTCCAGGGTGGCCGTGCTGGTGTCGCTTGGCGTGGCCCTGGTCTCCGTGGCGGCCCTCGTCTTCGTGGTGTGCCGGAGGAGGGGCTGGCGCCGGGACAGACCCCTGGAGGGCCCCCATCCGCCTGGAGACGCAG GTGAAGACGCACTCTGCCTGCCGGGCGAGGAGACCTGA
- the LOC128329061 gene encoding serine protease 55-like, whose protein sequence is MVPLLLLLGLLLPLQGMGAWAQACGYRPEFDGPHTSPGAGARIVGGAAAQPGKWPWVVSVQTSTYHFCGGSIVHPWWVLSAAHCFTDKRGPSIKVAAGSNFLGRNNVTRWVQRVLMHPQYSPKTYDNDLALLLLQEPIPYSWYHSPLCLPDNSLVPDDVMWQDCFVAGWGIMKAGTNRGSFALLEVQVGIVEWMLCWKWLRAVTRNMVCAGYEEGGRDACQGDSGGPLMCRPPGSGSHLRWFQVGVVSWGRGCAAPRSPGIYTRVANYHSWLEATSAQAGQPFRVPQIPAKHSSLHGGHQLLDLDTWMESSGESSRPGPGGAPILSWALGSISLGLGRLLR, encoded by the exons ATggttcccctgctgctgcttctgggactgctcctccctctgcagggGATGGGCGCTTGGGCACAAG CCTGCGGCTATCGCCCAGAGTTTGATGGGCCCCACACCTCCCCTGGGGCTGGCGCCCGCATCGTGGGGGGCGCAGCAGCGCAGCCTGGAAAGTGGCCATGGGTGGTCAGTGTCCAGACCAGCACCTACCACTTCTGTGGGGGGTCCATTGTGCATCCTTGGTGGGtgctctctgctgcccactgCTTCACAGACAAGAG GGGCCCCAGCATCAAGGTGGCAGCCGGGAGCAACTTCCTGGGCAGGAACAACGTGACCCGCTGGGTGCAGAGGGTCCTGATGCACCCCCAGTACAGCCCCAAGACCTACGACAACGACCTGGCCCTGCTGCTCCTGCAAGAGCCCATCCCCTACAGCTGGTACCACAGCCCGCTCTGCCTGCCGGACAACAGCCTCGTCCCCGATGACGTCATGTGGCAGGACTGCTTTGTGGCCGGCTGGGGCATCATGAAGGCCG GCACCAACCGGGGCTCCTTCGCCTTGCTGGAGGTGCAGGTGGGCATCGTGGagtggatgctgtgctggaagtGGCTGCGCGCCGTGACCAGGAACATGGTCTGCGCCGGCTACGAGGAGGGCGGCCGCGACGCCTGCCAG GGAGACAGCGGGGGACCCCTCATGTGCCGCCCGCCCGGCAGTGGCAGCCACCTCCGCTGGTtccaggtgggggtggtgagTTGGGGGCGTGGCTGCGCAGCCCCCCGGAGCCCCGGCATCTACACGCGGGTTGCCAACTACCACTCCTGGCTGGAGGCGACCTCGGCCCAAGCCGGCCAGCCCTTCCGGGTGCCCCAGATCCCGGCCAAACACTCCTCCCTGCACGGGGGCCACCAGCTGCTGGACTTGGACACGTGGATGGAGAGCAGTGGCGAGAGCAGCCGGCCAGGCCCTGGCGGGGCCCCCATCCTGTCCTGGGCGCTGGGCAGCATCAGTCTGGGGCTGGGCCGGCTCCTGCGCTGA
- the ZMYND15 gene encoding zinc finger MYND domain-containing protein 15, with translation MEFVTGYRAEILDFAELLFGWYQRFLLDSACRPGHEHRKRQEGSIRRLPPDPALWVLHVLPNRALAFTITDPGQQGASRFYSEEALALRDLDRFITFVGTGEGEGEEEEERQQQEDPPETGQPLWRVDHLLLVTDKHGTILGFDFLLGGASGPPGQAPLEPRAIALLCHSMLCPLGAGEPRRPKLLTVGDPALHKSLEPLLSRLGVKMSRGPMRGWGPKPAFTFPTTRVRACHVCKRHSFEGQVTACQHCRAVLYCSERCRKLDWDRRPEDIGHQFWCQRMAGYMSHTRELATLPFTFAAEVTSENFNKEGFLSARGLTRGYWAAESMLVRAPGYGVGLQGTSEKPLAFLRSGNPFEALRPEGGTALPPAPPKPPAPRTFFGSWKEYYQWRGLPLGAPLAVILSYPLTAYYIITQLAPQHFPELNILNKQSLKIHVVEAGKEFGVLMVFWELSVLLPHVSLELLFVGDTLPPELDGQQFLLQRDEEQGVSVRPGLAPRSKGGRRELQLGFSARPYHLLQAPKPDLVIGFNSGFALKETWLSSLPRLQSLRVPAYFTECSEYSCAVDEAAVSMATGGSTSPAQINPFRSPFRQAGIDNAMPWYSNAFIFHLIYKASANSHRQTPAPPLQHLPANRTALDSAESGHSRRREKRQARGGGRRRK, from the exons ATGGAGTTCGTCACCGGCTACCGTGCGGAGATCCTGGACTTTGCCGAACTCCTCTTTGGCTGGTATCAGCGCTTCCTGCTGGACTCGGCCTGCCGGCCCGGCCACGAGCATCGCAAGCGGCAGGAGGGCTCGATCCGCCGCCTGCCTCCGGACCCGGCCCTCTGGGTCCTGCACGTGCTGCCCAACCGGGCCCTGGCCTTCACCATCACTGACCCCGGGCAGCAGGGGGCCAGCCGCTTCTACAGCGAGGAGGCCCTGGCGCTGCGGGACCTGGACCGCTTCATCACCTTCGtgggcactggggagggggagggggaggaggaggaggagcggcagcagcaggaggacccCCCCGAGACAG GGCAGCCGCTGTGGCGCGTGGACCACCTTCTGCTGGTGACAGACAAGCACGGCACCATCCTGGGCTTTGACTTCTTGCTGGGCGGGGCCTCGGGGCCCCCCGGGCAGGCGCCCCTGGAGCCCCGTGCCATCGCCCTCCTCTGCCACAGCATGCTCTGCCCTCTGGGGGCCGGGGAGCCCCGCAGGCCCAAGCTGCTCACGGTCGGAGACCCTGCCTTGCACAA GTCCCTGGAGCCGCTGCTCTCGCGGCTGGGCGTGAAAATGAGCAGGGGCCCGATGCGGGGCTGGGGGCCGAAGCCGGCGTTCACCTTCCCGACCACGCGGGTGCGAGCCTGCCACGTGTGCAAGAGGCACAGCTTCGAGGGCCAAGTCACCGCCTG cCAGCACTGCCGGGCGGTCCTCTATTGCTCCGAGCGCTGCCGCAAGCTGGACTGGGACCGCCGCCCCGAGGACATTGGGCACCAGTTCTGGTGCCAGCGCATGGCAGGCTACATGAGCCACACACGGGAGCTGGCCACCCTGCCCTTCACCTTTGCAGCAG AGGTGACCAGTGAGAACTTCAACAAAGAGGGCTTCCTCTCGGCCCGGGGCCTGACCCGCGGCTACTGGGCTGCCGAGAGCATGCTGGTGAGGGCACCCGGCTACGGCGTGGGGCTGCAGGGGACCTCCGAGAAGCCGCTGGCCTTCCTGCGGAGTG GTAACCCCTTTGAGGCGCTGCGGCCAGAAGGAGGGACGGCTCTCCCCCCGGCCCCCCccaagccccccgccccccggacgTTCTTTG GCTCCTGGAAAGAATACTACCAGTGGCGGGGGCTGCCCCTCGGAGCCCCCCTGGCTGTCATCCTGAGCTACCCCCTCACGGCCTACTACATCATCACCCAGCTGGCCCCTCAGCACT ttcCGGAGCTGAACATCCTGAACAAGCAGTCCCTCAAGATCCACGTGGTGGAGGCTGGCAAAGAATTTGGAGTCCTGATGGTCTTCTGG gagctCTCGGTGCTGCTCCCCCACGTCTCCCtggagctgctctttgtgggggaCACGCTGCCCCCTGAACTGGACGGCCAGCAGTTTCTCTTGCAGAGAGAT GAGGAGCAAGGCGTTTCCGTCCGGCCTGGATTAGCCCCCCGCTCCAAAGGGGGCCGCCGTGAGCTGCAGCTGGGGTTCAGTGCCCGGCCCTACCACCTGCTGCAAGCACCCAAGCCAGACCTGGTCATTG GGTTCAACTCTGGCTTTGCCCTCAAGGAAACCTGGCTGAGTTCCCTGCCGCGTCTCCAG TCCCTCCGGGTCCCGGCCTACTTCACCGAATGCAGCGAGTACAGCTGTGCCGTGGACGAGGCGGCCGTCTCCATGGCGACAGGGGGCAGCACCAGCCCGGCCCAGATCAACCCCTTCCGCTCGCCTTTCCGGCAAGCGGGCATCGACAACGCCATGCCTTG gtattCCAACGCATTCATCTTCCATCTGATCTACAAGGCGTCAGCCAACAGCCACCGGCAGACCCCCGCCCCTCCCCTGCAGCACCTCCCGGCCAACAGGACCGCCCTGGATTCGGCCGAGTCAGGGCACAGCCGGCGCAGGGAGAAGAGGCAGGCCCGTGGCGGAGGACGTCGGCGCAAGtga